Proteins from a genomic interval of Clostridium cochlearium:
- the rimI gene encoding ribosomal protein S18-alanine N-acetyltransferase — protein sequence MNNSDNILLCKATRDHIEEIFNINKLAFATPWSINSIEKEIIDNPHALYIIAVKENMVLGYGGLWIILDEGHITNIAIHPNYRRLGIASLVLSTLIEESKDRGINSITLEVRKSNLAAQNLYKKFGFIEEGCRKNYYSDNLEDAIIMWKHNI from the coding sequence ATGAATAATTCAGATAATATATTATTATGTAAGGCCACTAGAGATCATATTGAAGAAATCTTTAACATAAATAAATTAGCTTTTGCTACTCCCTGGAGTATTAATTCTATAGAAAAAGAAATTATAGATAATCCTCATGCCCTCTATATAATAGCTGTAAAAGAAAATATGGTATTAGGCTATGGTGGTTTATGGATTATACTAGATGAAGGTCATATAACTAATATAGCTATACATCCAAATTACAGAAGACTAGGAATTGCCTCACTGGTACTTTCTACTCTTATAGAAGAATCTAAAGATAGAGGAATTAATAGTATAACTTTAGAAGTTAGAAAATCCAATTTAGCAGCTCAAAATCTATATAAAAAATTTGGATTTATAGAAGAAGGTTGTCGTAAAAATTATTATTCTGATAACTTAGAAGATGCTATAATAATGTGGAAACATAATATTTAA